Proteins encoded in a region of the Verrucomicrobiota bacterium genome:
- a CDS encoding tetratricopeptide repeat protein: protein MNCRLHLWAAVPLISLLSSGPLGAQEVRRALPVETPEAVQSMPRASGIVPRALPVIPDAGAPSILDQNINPAAVKTLKPEPTPASPGTVAEPDVKAKEVQNNNDEIRLAPGNGAAADSGDPAKTQLGIADGLYLRKMYDLAIPEYEKYLGEFEADADRASAMYRLAECYAKLGQEVPALNTYRLLIDEVGQGEFVGSAAFRLATRAFDRRDYLEAAPLFGKAYDNAKAPEIKVTARYYQAKCLELVGRKADARGVYEDVVRSNNDKNPYRDAANLSLAYLALENNEKPGALARFDQLGREAVKPVVRAEALTRAGILASDLKQRDKAEQYFKDAVALNTPGKWKQVAQLELMKLQYDGDRFSQVLDSFSRNASSLSDETRPTVLLMVANSYRQLGKYPKALEVYNQLLRRYPDAAEAADARFQRLVTLDVTKDPNLVPEVDAFLATNPARDRADKAKLLKAQTLVQQNKYQAAAALYLELGQSSLPDAYRADCCYAAGYSLSQVNDVPGAIEAFSVLINRYPHYKMITKALLKRALLYQSERNYAAAIADFNQVIISQGNPGTTPERETALLEKGLTLGQQQDYLQMSATFRQLLQEYPHSSGAAQANYWIGWAAFEAKRYADAMGPLNEARKLNPGDYAEKVALRLLFCNQVLNRPEDAAREIDNFTQGDLKRVSIVADGCRWVGGQFYTARNFAGTAKYLGLIAKSDERGRLDAATWLMLGRSDIEQKQFSDAIEAVNAYLAATTDPADRAQGFLALGRAQLGAIQADAATKSAEQAMSLQPEGRLNADARMLIGDIDASKGDYETAAKSYLSVAVLYEDPEVTPHALDAAYRAFQKAGNQDQASKTLSELKNRYPTYEMRASAS, encoded by the coding sequence ATGAACTGTCGCCTTCACCTATGGGCCGCCGTGCCCCTGATATCCCTTCTAAGCAGTGGTCCTCTGGGGGCACAGGAAGTTCGGCGCGCCCTGCCGGTGGAAACGCCGGAAGCCGTGCAATCCATGCCCCGTGCCTCGGGCATCGTACCGCGCGCTCTGCCGGTTATCCCCGACGCCGGCGCCCCTTCCATTCTCGATCAGAATATTAATCCGGCCGCCGTCAAGACGCTTAAGCCTGAACCGACGCCCGCCTCGCCCGGCACCGTCGCCGAACCTGACGTGAAGGCGAAGGAGGTTCAGAATAATAATGACGAGATCCGTCTCGCGCCCGGTAACGGCGCCGCTGCCGATTCCGGCGATCCGGCCAAGACGCAGCTCGGAATAGCCGATGGCCTCTACCTCCGCAAGATGTACGATCTCGCGATCCCGGAGTACGAGAAATACCTCGGAGAGTTCGAAGCCGATGCCGATCGGGCCTCAGCCATGTACCGGCTGGCGGAATGTTACGCCAAGCTGGGCCAGGAGGTTCCTGCACTGAACACCTACCGGCTCCTTATCGATGAGGTCGGGCAGGGTGAGTTTGTCGGCAGCGCCGCTTTTCGCCTTGCAACGCGCGCCTTTGACCGCAGAGATTATCTCGAAGCGGCTCCCCTCTTCGGCAAGGCCTACGACAACGCCAAGGCGCCCGAGATCAAGGTCACGGCCCGCTATTATCAAGCCAAGTGCCTCGAACTGGTGGGGCGGAAAGCCGATGCCCGCGGCGTGTACGAGGACGTCGTGCGCAGCAACAACGACAAGAATCCTTACCGCGACGCCGCCAACCTCTCCCTGGCTTACCTGGCCTTGGAGAACAACGAAAAACCTGGGGCCCTGGCCCGCTTCGACCAACTCGGGCGCGAAGCGGTCAAACCGGTGGTCCGGGCGGAGGCGCTCACGCGTGCCGGGATTCTCGCGAGTGACCTTAAACAGCGCGACAAAGCCGAACAGTATTTCAAGGACGCAGTTGCGTTGAACACGCCGGGCAAGTGGAAGCAGGTCGCCCAGCTCGAACTCATGAAGCTGCAATACGACGGGGACCGGTTCTCTCAGGTCCTCGACTCGTTCAGCAGAAATGCATCTTCCCTAAGCGATGAGACCCGCCCGACGGTGCTGCTGATGGTGGCGAATTCCTACCGGCAGCTTGGCAAGTATCCGAAAGCGCTCGAGGTCTACAACCAATTGTTGCGCCGCTACCCCGATGCGGCGGAAGCAGCCGACGCCCGCTTCCAGCGTCTGGTCACCCTCGACGTGACCAAGGATCCGAACCTCGTACCCGAAGTCGATGCGTTTCTCGCCACCAACCCTGCGCGCGACCGTGCCGATAAAGCCAAACTGCTGAAAGCGCAAACGCTCGTCCAGCAGAACAAATACCAGGCGGCTGCGGCGCTCTACCTGGAACTTGGCCAGTCCTCGCTGCCGGACGCTTACCGGGCTGATTGCTGTTATGCGGCTGGCTACAGCCTAAGCCAGGTCAACGATGTGCCGGGGGCGATCGAGGCGTTCTCTGTTCTGATCAATCGGTATCCCCATTACAAGATGATCACCAAGGCGCTGCTGAAACGCGCCTTGCTCTACCAGAGCGAGCGCAATTATGCGGCGGCCATTGCTGACTTCAACCAGGTCATTATTTCCCAGGGCAACCCCGGGACGACGCCTGAACGGGAAACGGCTTTGCTGGAGAAAGGGCTCACGCTCGGCCAGCAACAGGATTACCTGCAGATGAGCGCCACGTTCCGCCAGTTGCTGCAGGAATACCCTCACAGCAGCGGTGCCGCTCAGGCAAATTACTGGATTGGCTGGGCTGCATTCGAAGCAAAGCGCTACGCCGATGCCATGGGGCCCCTGAACGAGGCGCGCAAGTTGAATCCCGGGGATTACGCCGAAAAAGTGGCGCTCAGGCTTCTTTTCTGCAACCAGGTGCTTAACCGGCCTGAGGATGCAGCCCGTGAAATCGACAATTTCACGCAGGGAGACCTCAAACGGGTTTCGATCGTGGCCGACGGCTGCCGGTGGGTCGGCGGGCAGTTTTATACTGCGCGGAATTTCGCCGGCACCGCCAAATACCTCGGTTTAATCGCCAAGAGCGATGAACGCGGCAGGCTTGATGCGGCAACCTGGTTGATGCTGGGCCGGTCCGACATTGAGCAGAAACAGTTTTCCGACGCCATTGAAGCGGTTAACGCTTACCTCGCCGCCACGACCGATCCCGCCGACCGGGCACAGGGCTTTCTTGCCTTAGGCCGGGCGCAACTTGGGGCGATTCAGGCGGATGCCGCGACAAAATCGGCTGAACAAGCGATGAGCCTGCAACCGGAGGGCCGGCTGAATGCCGACGCACGCATGCTCATCGGAGACATCGACGCGAGCAAAGGCGATTATGAGACGGCA
- a CDS encoding excinuclease ABC subunit UvrC, producing the protein MKDRLNRVIYVGKARDLRKRLAQHFLPSNQQKADLKNRALYDSVWDFELHVVRNEPEALLLEGKLIKEYRPKYNISFRDDKRFLLVKVNLNDPIPRFQLTRFRQDDGCRYFGPFAHSGSLRSTLNWMRKEFGLRSCRVAEPGETDYRRCLDHIIKNCSAPCIRKVSLEEYKERVLRACEFLDGRTAELLKELEEEMRSAAAKLEFEKAAELRNMLEDLRRTTKPMRRFTRKTLPSTVDPAADLKALADALQLPAPPALMECFDISNISTTHIVASMVCFRNGVPDKPNYRRYRIRTVEGQNDFASMAEVIRRRYSRVLMEGRAARPDLAEYDQEPVDEALARVGRSDHQVRLPDLVIVDGGKGQLSSACREMERLGLENVPIIGLAKEFEEIYRPGRPVPLQLPDDSGALQLLQRIRDEAHRFANGFHQLLMKRRISESILDDCPGISTTRKQKLLQHFGSVERLRKASAAEIAAAAGLNERLAETVVHFLSRS; encoded by the coding sequence ATGAAGGACCGGCTGAACCGCGTCATCTACGTCGGCAAAGCACGCGACCTGCGCAAACGCCTCGCCCAGCACTTTCTCCCATCAAACCAGCAGAAAGCCGATCTCAAGAATCGCGCCCTGTATGATTCGGTATGGGATTTCGAACTTCACGTGGTCCGCAACGAGCCTGAGGCGCTCCTGCTGGAAGGTAAGCTGATCAAGGAATATAGGCCGAAATACAATATCAGTTTCCGGGATGATAAGCGTTTTTTGCTCGTCAAGGTTAACCTGAACGATCCCATCCCCCGGTTCCAGCTTACCCGCTTCCGCCAGGATGACGGGTGCCGCTACTTTGGTCCCTTCGCGCATTCGGGGTCGCTCCGGAGTACCCTTAACTGGATGCGCAAGGAGTTCGGGCTGCGCTCCTGCCGGGTGGCTGAGCCGGGGGAAACTGACTACCGGCGCTGCCTGGACCACATCATCAAAAATTGTTCAGCGCCTTGTATCCGCAAGGTAAGCCTCGAAGAATACAAGGAACGAGTCCTGCGCGCCTGTGAGTTTCTTGACGGTCGCACCGCCGAATTGCTCAAGGAACTCGAGGAGGAGATGAGGAGCGCCGCGGCCAAGCTCGAGTTCGAGAAGGCGGCCGAACTCCGCAACATGCTTGAGGACCTGCGGCGGACCACGAAGCCGATGCGCCGTTTTACCCGCAAAACGCTTCCAAGCACGGTGGATCCGGCGGCCGACCTGAAGGCGCTGGCCGATGCCCTGCAACTGCCGGCGCCGCCGGCGCTCATGGAGTGCTTCGACATCTCGAACATCTCGACGACCCACATCGTGGCCTCCATGGTCTGCTTCCGGAACGGGGTCCCCGACAAACCCAATTACCGCCGGTACAGGATCCGGACCGTCGAGGGCCAGAACGACTTTGCCAGCATGGCCGAGGTCATCCGACGGCGTTACTCCCGGGTCCTAATGGAGGGACGCGCCGCCCGGCCGGACCTTGCCGAATATGACCAGGAACCGGTGGACGAGGCGCTCGCCCGGGTCGGGCGGAGCGACCATCAAGTGCGGTTGCCTGATCTGGTTATCGTCGATGGCGGCAAAGGACAGCTGAGCTCCGCCTGCCGCGAGATGGAACGGCTCGGGTTGGAAAATGTGCCCATCATCGGTCTGGCGAAAGAGTTTGAAGAGATTTATCGGCCGGGCCGTCCGGTTCCGTTGCAGCTCCCCGACGATTCCGGTGCGTTGCAGCTGCTCCAGCGGATTCGGGATGAGGCGCACCGTTTTGCCAACGGCTTTCACCAGTTGCTGATGAAACGGCGGATCAGCGAGAGCATCCTGGATGATTGCCCGGGCATTTCCACCACCCGGAAACAGAAACTACTTCAGCACTTCGGGTCCGTGGAGCGGCTCCGGAAAGCCTCGGCGGCTGAAATTGCCGCGGCGGCCGGCCTCAACGAGAGGCTCGCGGAAACGGTCGTGCACTTCCTAAGCCGGTCGTGA
- a CDS encoding MotA/TolQ/ExbB proton channel family protein: protein MNFVALLVYPLLAQAAESSPAPAASPQATLLKLMQAGGWVMIPLLVASIITLTLVLVCMFSLRRGTVVSRRFMETADALLRKRDYLGLIAISNRHSEAVARITSKTLDFATKNPSAPLSAVREVAEAEGARLASNLNRRVTYLADIATLAPMLGLLGTVVGIINSFGVLANNTSQPRQMLLAGGVAQALVTTAAGLIIGIVAMVFYSLYRGRVASMISDLEAASSHILNTLVIQQQRRQERSRVLEGGEV from the coding sequence ATGAATTTTGTTGCGTTACTGGTTTATCCGCTTTTGGCGCAGGCGGCGGAAAGTTCACCAGCGCCTGCCGCAAGCCCGCAAGCGACGCTGCTGAAGCTTATGCAGGCAGGCGGCTGGGTTATGATCCCGCTGCTGGTTGCGTCGATCATCACGCTGACGCTGGTCCTCGTCTGCATGTTCAGCCTGCGGCGCGGAACGGTCGTGTCCCGACGGTTCATGGAGACCGCCGATGCCTTGCTGCGCAAGCGCGATTACCTTGGCCTGATCGCGATCTCGAACCGGCATTCGGAGGCGGTGGCGCGCATCACTTCGAAGACCCTGGATTTTGCAACCAAAAACCCGTCGGCACCGCTTTCAGCGGTCCGGGAGGTGGCCGAGGCCGAAGGCGCACGGCTGGCCAGCAATCTTAACCGGCGCGTCACCTACCTGGCCGACATTGCCACCCTGGCGCCGATGCTGGGTCTGCTCGGCACGGTGGTCGGCATCATCAACTCCTTCGGCGTGCTCGCCAACAACACCTCCCAGCCCCGGCAGATGCTGCTCGCCGGCGGTGTCGCCCAGGCCCTGGTGACCACAGCCGCGGGCCTTATCATCGGGATTGTCGCCATGGTCTTCTATTCACTTTACCGCGGCAGGGTTGCGTCCATGATATCCGATCTGGAGGCGGCGAGCTCCCACATCCTCAATACACTCGTCATCCAGCAGCAGCGCCGGCAAGAGCGATCCAGGGTGCTCGAGGGCGGCGAAGTCTGA
- a CDS encoding biopolymer transporter ExbD, giving the protein MNFRRYAEPRILGFMIAPMIDILLVVLVFFIVTWNFALTENELDVRVPSASKANEPQPYVGQVVINIRADGTIVVNRQPKTGPQLLQQLKKLAQLYPDQAVIVRGDENVNYKHIVEVLDICRQADIWNVAFATGKPEQ; this is encoded by the coding sequence ATGAACTTTCGACGCTACGCCGAGCCCAGGATCCTCGGGTTCATGATCGCCCCGATGATCGACATCCTGCTTGTCGTGCTGGTCTTCTTTATCGTAACTTGGAATTTCGCTCTCACGGAAAACGAGCTTGACGTAAGGGTGCCGAGCGCCTCAAAGGCAAACGAGCCGCAGCCGTACGTCGGGCAGGTGGTCATCAACATCCGGGCAGATGGTACGATCGTCGTTAACCGGCAGCCGAAAACCGGGCCGCAGCTTCTCCAGCAGCTTAAAAAGCTGGCGCAGCTGTATCCGGACCAAGCCGTGATTGTGCGCGGGGATGAAAACGTCAACTACAAACATATTGTCGAAGTGCTGGATATCTGCCGCCAGGCCGACATTTGGAATGTGGCTTTCGCCACGGGGAAACCAGAGCAATGA